Proteins encoded within one genomic window of Nordella sp. HKS 07:
- a CDS encoding ABC transporter substrate-binding protein: MKIIKKLLAGMAIAGTAALAQPAWAEDLTLEFVVWNYSLDTIQDNVRQFEAANPGIKVKVTDYTWPDYQDSLILRFRGNTQTDVIYGGQDWLPAWAAAGFVAPLEDIAPKGAVDDLKKDIAGFALSDMTYKGKLYGLPYYADTISFIYNKKILDDAGIKVPETWEDVTAAAEKLKAAGMERPIVYEYNQELPNFFDAFVAQSYGRGADLFDAEQKAVFSDPQNGAYKQLEWLADAFAKELVQPETHESKIIPAMNTGKHAFTVVYNYVLAAMNNKADQPRAGEFALAPMPGSAHSTLGFSKFYAVTAKTAADPKRAEAAWKFINFMAGKPYTVAKRWAAEKGLGFGQLPLFEDPAVIEPWGKWIDVPTLSKQVATAKAGTWTEWSAVWSAYFRPLLAKAMVGQASVADTMKDGAERWNTLRDQFAKQ, encoded by the coding sequence ATGAAAATCATCAAAAAGCTCCTTGCCGGCATGGCCATCGCCGGCACCGCCGCGCTCGCCCAGCCCGCCTGGGCCGAAGATCTGACACTGGAATTCGTCGTCTGGAACTATTCGCTGGACACGATCCAGGACAATGTCCGCCAGTTCGAGGCGGCCAATCCCGGCATCAAGGTGAAGGTGACGGACTATACATGGCCCGATTACCAGGACAGCCTGATCCTGCGTTTCCGCGGTAACACGCAGACCGACGTCATCTATGGCGGCCAGGACTGGCTGCCGGCCTGGGCCGCCGCGGGCTTCGTCGCGCCGCTCGAGGACATCGCGCCCAAAGGTGCGGTCGATGATCTCAAGAAGGACATTGCCGGCTTCGCGCTCAGCGACATGACGTACAAGGGCAAGCTCTACGGCCTGCCCTATTACGCCGACACGATCTCGTTCATTTACAACAAGAAGATCCTGGACGATGCGGGCATCAAGGTGCCCGAGACCTGGGAAGACGTGACGGCGGCGGCCGAGAAGCTGAAGGCTGCCGGCATGGAGCGCCCGATCGTCTATGAGTATAATCAGGAGCTGCCGAACTTCTTCGACGCCTTCGTGGCGCAGTCCTATGGCCGCGGCGCCGATCTCTTCGATGCCGAGCAGAAGGCCGTGTTCAGCGATCCGCAGAACGGCGCCTACAAGCAGCTCGAATGGCTGGCGGATGCCTTCGCCAAGGAGCTGGTGCAGCCGGAGACGCATGAATCGAAGATCATCCCGGCGATGAATACCGGCAAGCACGCCTTCACCGTCGTCTACAATTACGTGTTGGCGGCGATGAACAACAAGGCCGACCAGCCGCGGGCGGGCGAATTCGCGCTGGCGCCGATGCCGGGCTCGGCCCATTCGACGCTCGGCTTCTCGAAATTCTACGCGGTGACCGCCAAGACAGCGGCCGACCCCAAGCGCGCCGAAGCGGCCTGGAAATTCATCAACTTCATGGCCGGCAAGCCCTATACGGTGGCGAAACGCTGGGCGGCTGAAAAAGGCCTGGGCTTCGGCCAGCTTCCGCTCTTCGAAGATCCGGCCGTCATCGAGCCGTGGGGCAAGTGGATCGACGTGCCGACCTTGAGCAAGCAGGTGGCGACCGCCAAGGCCGGCACCTGGACGGAATGGAGCGCCGTATGGTCGGCCTATTTCCGCCCGCTGCTCGCCAAGGCGATGGTCGGCCAAGCGAGCGTCGCCGACACGATGAAGGATGGCGCTGAGCGCTGGAATACGCTTCGCGATCAATTCGCCAAGCAGTAG
- a CDS encoding creatininase family protein, giving the protein MRYEELSQLQVDALDREKTVLVIPLGSVEQHGHHMPLGTDTMLAYALCLAAAAQMEGQVVVLPPPWYGFSAHHMRFPGSITLSHTTLMAMVEDIVASLAQHGFGRVLLINGHGGNGGVVDVLAAVLGKRHYGRMRIAGLTYFALAAPAIARLRRSREGGMGHACEFETSMIMHLRPDLVAADRAQITYPDPGSAYLSTDLLKGSAVKTYLDFKDLSPHGTLGDPSLANPEMGAEFFAAVVAELVRFMEDFARWPITAENRT; this is encoded by the coding sequence ATGCGTTATGAAGAGCTGAGCCAGCTTCAGGTCGACGCCCTCGATCGCGAGAAAACCGTCCTCGTCATCCCGCTCGGCTCGGTCGAGCAGCATGGCCATCACATGCCGCTCGGCACCGACACGATGCTCGCATACGCGCTCTGCCTCGCCGCGGCCGCACAAATGGAAGGCCAGGTGGTCGTCCTGCCGCCACCCTGGTACGGCTTCTCGGCCCATCACATGCGCTTTCCCGGCAGCATCACGCTCAGCCACACCACGCTGATGGCGATGGTCGAGGACATCGTCGCCTCGCTCGCCCAGCATGGCTTCGGGCGCGTGCTGCTCATCAACGGCCATGGCGGCAATGGCGGCGTCGTGGACGTGCTGGCCGCGGTCCTGGGCAAGCGGCATTATGGCCGGATGCGCATCGCCGGCCTCACCTATTTCGCCCTTGCGGCGCCGGCGATCGCGCGGCTGCGCCGCTCGCGCGAGGGCGGCATGGGCCATGCCTGCGAATTCGAGACTTCCATGATCATGCATCTCCGCCCTGATCTGGTGGCGGCCGACAGGGCGCAGATCACCTATCCGGATCCTGGCTCGGCATATCTCAGCACCGATCTTCTGAAGGGATCGGCGGTCAAGACCTATCTCGATTTCAAGGATCTCTCGCCGCATGGGACATTGGGCGACCCGTCTCTGGCAAATCCGGAGATGGGCGCCGAGTTCTTCGCCGCGGTCGTGGCCGAGCTTGTCCGCTTCATGGAGGATTTTGCCAGATGGCCGATAACAGCGGAAAACCGGACATGA
- a CDS encoding FadR/GntR family transcriptional regulator, producing MADNSGKPDMSEATAPTRPPANIATNDRATPSLVYRALLRSIKSGLMVPGAKLPNQYELAQQLNTSRTAVRSALAMMERQGLVRRQVGSGTYLTDDADDVFERMDQTAADEHEDVPSFAEIIEGRLLFEPAMMRLVVSRVDDAEIAEMRAILADILEAPVWREFKERIYALHRQIFASTKNKFMIQIMNSILDDRRAVQFDGRDTDKPAPDAVRRQTHKDLELIVDAIAERDGKRAEELVSDHLMRTLATINIWQ from the coding sequence ATGGCCGATAACAGCGGAAAACCGGACATGAGCGAGGCGACAGCTCCGACCCGTCCACCGGCGAACATCGCCACCAATGACCGCGCCACGCCCTCGCTCGTCTATCGCGCCCTTCTGCGCAGCATCAAGTCCGGCCTGATGGTGCCGGGCGCCAAATTGCCCAACCAGTACGAGCTCGCCCAGCAGCTCAACACCAGCCGCACGGCGGTGCGAAGCGCGCTCGCCATGATGGAGCGCCAGGGCCTGGTGCGCCGCCAGGTGGGCAGCGGCACCTATCTGACCGATGACGCCGACGATGTCTTCGAGCGCATGGACCAGACGGCGGCCGATGAACATGAGGACGTACCGTCCTTCGCCGAGATCATCGAGGGCCGCCTTCTGTTCGAGCCGGCGATGATGCGGCTGGTGGTGAGCCGCGTCGATGACGCCGAGATCGCCGAAATGCGCGCCATCCTGGCCGACATATTGGAGGCGCCGGTCTGGCGGGAGTTCAAGGAGCGCATCTATGCCTTGCACCGCCAGATCTTTGCCAGCACCAAGAACAAATTCATGATCCAGATCATGAACAGCATCCTCGACGACCGCCGCGCCGTCCAGTTCGACGGGCGCGACACCGACAAGCCGGCGCCCGATGCGGTGCGCCGGCAGACGCACAAGGACCTCGAGCTGATCGTCGACGCCATTGCCGAACGCGACGGCAAGCGCGCCGAGGAGCTCGTCTCGGACCACCTGATGCGCACCCTCGCCACCATCAATATCTGGCAGTGA